CCTGGCCATCGTCGAAGAGCTGAACAAAATCGGCGGCCGCAACGGCGTCGGCCGAATCGACATGGTCGAAAATCGGTTCGTCGGCATGAAGAGCCGCGGCGTGTACGAAGCGCCCGGCATGACCATTTTGTACGACGCCCACCGCTACATCGAACAACTGACGATGGACCGCGACCTGATGCACCTCCGCGACCGGCTCTCGCCGGAAGTCGCCGAGATGGTGTATTACGGCTTCTGGTACCACGCCAAAATGGACGCGCTGATGGCCTTCATCCGCGACGCAGAGCGCCCCGTCACGGGCGAAGTGACGCTCGAGCTCTACAAGGGCAACATCATCCTCGCCGGCCGCTCGAGCCCCAACAGCCTCTACGACGAAGGAATCGCCACGATGGAAGGGGGCGGTTCTTACAACCAAACCGACGCCGAAGGTTTTTTACGGATCCAAGGCCTGCCGGGCCGCGTGCAAGGCCGAGTGACGCCGCGCAAGTTCTAGGGCCGCTTCGCGGCCGTGCCTGGTGCTTGGTTCTTGGTTCCTGGGCGAGGAGTTCGGAGCGGCGGAGCGGCGGCACTCCGAAAATCATCACGCTAAGCGCAACAGATATCGCCGACACGCGAAGACGATATTCGCAACCCGAAACATCGGTATTGCTGTAGTGCTAAAGTACCCTGGCCCTGCATTGCCGAAACACTGAAGTACGCCGGCTAAGCACCAAGCACGAAGAACAAAGCCCTCCTAAACTAAGAACCAAGAACTAAGAACCAAGAACCAAGAACAATGATTTGTCTGAATGTAATCCTGCAAGTCAAAGACCCGGCCGACGTCGCCAAGGTGCGGGGCCACCTGGTTGAACAGGGCAAACTCTCACGGGCCGAGCCGGGTTGCCTGCGGTTCGAGGTCTATCAATCGAACAACGACCCGGCGACGTTCATCCTCGTCGAACGCTGGGAATCGCAAGCGTCGGTCGACGAGCACCGCAAGGCGCACGCCTACACGCAAATCTACCAACCGCACGTCATTCCGCTGGTAAACCGCACGCCCCACCCGAGCACGCTGGTCGAGTAGTGTACTCATCACGCTCCCGCGCGATGTCTTCCCGTACGCCAACGGCGTACAGGCAGATAGCCTAGGGTTGGACCGTACTCGGTCCTACCCTAGGTAATGCATCGTATTGGCCTCTTACGCCAACGGCGTTACGGCAAATCAATTCGACCAAATCGCCTTCTCGACATAGCCGCTCCGTCCCGGGCCGGAAGGCGTTCCCCTCGCTCCGCCTTGCGACACCCTGGCCCGCTGTTTACTTCCATCGCGACGGCTTTGTACGGAACGACCTGGTGGATGAACGATGAGACTGGCTACTTGGAACCTTAGACGCCCCGGAAGTCCCACTTCGAAACGCGGAGTGGCTCTGCCTGCTCACCTGCGTGCTGATCACCGACACGATGGACGATCTGCGTCAGGTCGTGAAAATGCGCGACGGCCGGCTGGGGGCGGCGCCGCCGGGGGGGCGAGCATCGCCGACATCGACGCCCTGACGAAAACCACCGCGCCGCCGGCCGACGAGCCGATCGTCGCGGCGCTCGTGGAGCAGGTGCTCAACAGCGGATTCAAGATTCCCGCCACGGCGAAAGGGCAGCTCGGCCAGTACGACAAGAACGGCGACGGTCGGATGGATCGCGCCGAATTCGATGCCACGCCGGCGACGGTTCAAACCTTGATCCGCGAAACGGCCAAGAGCCACATTCGCGAAGAGCTGGGGCGGTTGAAGAAGTAACCGACAGGTCGAACGAGCCTGGTCGACGGCCTGGACTGATTTCCCTTTAAGCCGCGCTTTGTTGGTCGCGCTCCGAGACGCCAACGGCGTTCAATCCGAGCCGAGGAGTTTGAAGCCCGCAAAGCGGGGCACAATTCCATTAGCCCATGGGAGCAAGGCGGGCCGCCGAGCGATGAGCGACGGAGCAACCGTGATCGTCGACCGATGAGCGAGGGTGGGATCGAGGGCGGTAGTCTTCCTCTGGGCGCGGCCACCAAGCCCAACGCGGTAGTCCTTCCTTCTGGGCCAACGGCCACCGTACTCGACGCCAACCCCGGGAACCATTGCACACCAAACCTACTCCGCCCTCCCAGTAATCTGGGAGAGGGTCCGGGGGGTGAGGGGAATTCTTCGCATCTCGAATTTCGAATTCCGTTTGTAAGCTCGGCAAGACCCGACGAATCGACTCCCCGACCCGAATGCCCCGAAGTTAAGACGATGCTTGCACAACGCATTGCGGTCGCGTGGTCGCTGCTAGCACCATATGCAGGCTAACTTAGTGGCATTCACTCCCGACCCGTTATTTTCTCACGATCCTCCGAAATCGCCGCCCGCTACATGAAGTGGGCCACGACGTACTACGTCAAAAATGGCCATCCAACCGGCACGACAGAAGGGATAAAGGTTGCGCTACGGGTGCTTTGCAACTCGTACGGCCGAACGCAGGCCGCCGACTTCGGCCCCCTGTCTCTCGCGGCGTTGCAGTCGAAGATGATCCAACTCGGGATGAGCCGCGATACATCAACGACAACATCGATCGAATCCGCAGGCTTTTCAAATGGGCGGTTGCTCACGAGTTGATCCCTGTGACCGTACACCAAGCGTTGACCGCGGTTCCCGATTTGCGTCGAGGTCGTACCGCTGCGCGAGAAAACGAACCCGTGATGCCCGTATCTGACGCCGTCATCGAAGCGACGATTCCCTTTCTTCGCACCGTTGTTGCGGACATGGTTCGACTTCAGCGGCTGAGGGGATGTCGACCTGACGAAGTTTGCTGGCAGGTTCCGAATCCAAATGCGTCGTTTGATTAACGCTTAAGTGGTCTTGGTAAAAACATCGCCGGGAAGTTCTGAATGAGTCGTCGATCTCACGGACGAACCATTCGGAAGGAATCCCGGCGATGCACCAGCAACTTACCGAAGCCGATCGCGCCGTCCTAGCTCAGTTGCTCGAACTGAAGTATTCCAAGCAGAAGATCGCCTCTCGGCTGGGCGTTCACCGCTCGACGATCTTTCGCGAGCTGCGACGCAACACGGGCTCGCGCGGTTACGATCCGCAAGAGGCGCAGCAGCGCACCGACACGCGTCGTTGGGTTAATCGAACTCCGAAGATGCGGAACGCCCAGACGCTGAAATACGTGCAAGAACGTCTGCGGCAACAATGGTCGCCCGATCAGATCGCCGGCCGTTCCGAAATGGACTTTCCGCGGGATCCCAAGCGTCGAATCTCCCGGCAGACGATCTACACCTGGATCGACCGACAGAAGCGCGAGCGGCATCCCGAATGGCGGGGCTGTCTCCGGTTCGGCAAGCCTCGCCGCAGACGGCCTGAAGGGCGTTTACGCGGCGCCGTCTCGATCGACGGTCGACCCCACGTCGTCGACACGAGGCAGCGTTACGGCGACTGGGAGGGAGACACGATCGTCGGCCGGGATCGTCGCGGCGGCTTGGTGTCGCTGGTCGAACGTAAAAGCGGCTACACCTTGCTCAAGCGGGTCGACAATCTCAAGTCGCGCACCGTGTGCGACGCCCTGACGCTCAAGCTGAAGCGGCTCGATCCGCTGCTGCGCCGCACGGCCACATTTGACAACGGTAGTGAATTCGCCCAGCATGAAAGACTGGCCCAAGCCGCCGGCGTGAACATCTACTTCGCCAGGCCCTATGCCGCCTGGCAGCGCGGCACCAACGAGAACACCAACGGCTTGGTCCGGCAGTCCTACCCCAAGGGAACCGATCTGGCGGCGGAAAGCCATCGCGCGGTGGCCGCCGTCGAGAAACTGCTCAACGATCGTCCGCGAAAACGACTCGCTTATCGGACGCCTCGCGAAGTGATTACACAACACCTGGCGCACTACGGCGTCGCGTTTGGTTCTTGAACCTGCCGCTCGATGCGGCCCTGCAATGTCGACCGCTCTAGTGACGTCTGGGCTTACCGCCCGCAGTCACACAAAACTGAGCACCATGGACGCGAGCGAGTAATCTATATCGGTCCGAAAGGTCAGCAGCTTCTCACTCCGTACCTTGTTCGCGAAGACGTTGCATTCTGCTTCGCACCGGCTGAATCCGAGCAGTTGCGAAACTCCGAGCGTCGAGCCAATCGCCTGAGCCCGATGACGCCCAGCCAAGCAACGAGGTTGCGACGGGGTAATTCGCGCGGTTGGGCCGGTACCAGAGCGGGACCAGAATTCGATGATCCGATGACATGCAACGTTTAG
This DNA window, taken from Planctomycetia bacterium, encodes the following:
- a CDS encoding putative quinol monooxygenase, with the translated sequence MICLNVILQVKDPADVAKVRGHLVEQGKLSRAEPGCLRFEVYQSNNDPATFILVERWESQASVDEHRKAHAYTQIYQPHVIPLVNRTPHPSTLVE
- a CDS encoding IS30 family transposase → MHQQLTEADRAVLAQLLELKYSKQKIASRLGVHRSTIFRELRRNTGSRGYDPQEAQQRTDTRRWVNRTPKMRNAQTLKYVQERLRQQWSPDQIAGRSEMDFPRDPKRRISRQTIYTWIDRQKRERHPEWRGCLRFGKPRRRRPEGRLRGAVSIDGRPHVVDTRQRYGDWEGDTIVGRDRRGGLVSLVERKSGYTLLKRVDNLKSRTVCDALTLKLKRLDPLLRRTATFDNGSEFAQHERLAQAAGVNIYFARPYAAWQRGTNENTNGLVRQSYPKGTDLAAESHRAVAAVEKLLNDRPRKRLAYRTPREVITQHLAHYGVAFGS
- a CDS encoding argininosuccinate synthase, coding for LAIVEELNKIGGRNGVGRIDMVENRFVGMKSRGVYEAPGMTILYDAHRYIEQLTMDRDLMHLRDRLSPEVAEMVYYGFWYHAKMDALMAFIRDAERPVTGEVTLELYKGNIILAGRSSPNSLYDEGIATMEGGGSYNQTDAEGFLRIQGLPGRVQGRVTPRKF